The Alicyclobacillus macrosporangiidus CPP55 genome segment GCTGGCATCGACCTACTGGAGCAGCTTGCCCTCTACCAACAACTCTGGGTTTCGTTCTATGGCACTCTGGCAGTAATCGCAAACCGTCTGCACAGACAGGACCCCATTGTTTTTATCATACGCCACCCACTCGGAATGTTCCACGGGTGACAGGGTGTGCAAACCACAGAACCGCTCGGCCTGCTCCAGCGTCCACTCCGGGCAGTTCACCTGCCCGACCAGATGCTTGCAGTGACCGCACCAATATTCGATGCGCACGCCCATCCCTCCGCTTCTGCGCCCCGTGTCGCAGACAAAAAGCCTGCAGGTTCGCACTACTAGTATGGAAGCGGGGGAGGGAACCCATACCTGCTGAGCGATGGGAGGGTTGGGCTTCGCTTCTGCGCTAAAGCGAGCCGCTTCGCCCAACCCTCCCATCTCATGCGCATGCCAAGTGCGGGATCACCCGTGGCGCACATTGTAACGGTTCATCGCGGCCGCAAAGCCCTGTTCCAGCGCGCACTGGACGGCGTCCGCCGCCCGGGCCACGGCCTCCTGAACCGGCGCCAGGTCCTCCGCTGAAAACGGGCTGAGGACGTAGTCGACCACCCGGCCATCCCCGGAAGGCCGCCCGATACCGACGCGCACGCGCGGAAACACCTCGCTGCCGAGGTGTTGGATCACCGATTTCACTCCATTGTGCCCGCCGGCGCTGCCGCGCTCACGCAAGCGGATCTGTCCGGGCGGGAAGTCCATGTCGTCGTACACCAGGATGAGATCCCGCGCAGGATCCAATTCTTGGTAAAAGTCGATCAGCTCGCGCACAGATTCGCCGCTCAGGTTCATGTACGTCTGCGGCTTGACGAGGAGGACCTTTTCCCCGCCCGCGCGACCTTCGGCGACGTGAGCGCGCCACTTCACCTTTCCCCAAGAGACACCGAGGCGGCGCGCCAGCTCGTCCACCACCCAGAAACCAACGTTGTGCCTCGTCTTTTCGTACATCGCCCCCGGATTGCCCAAACCGACGATGACCTTCATCGGACGCCTCCATTCCACCCGTCCATCAATCGAACAGCTGGCTGATGGACCGCTGGGTGTGCACGCGGATGATGGCCTCGGCGATCAGTTCCGCCACCGACAGCACCGTGATCTTGTCCAGCCGTTTCTCCGGCGGAAGCGCGATGGTGTTGGTGACGACAATCTCGCGGATCTCCGAACGGCGCAGCTTGTCCACGCCATCCCCTGACAACACCGGGTGGATGCAGCAGGCGTACACCTCCCGCGCCCCCCGCTCCAAAAGGGCCTTGGCCCCGAGCGTGATGGTGCCTGCGGTGTCGATCATGTCGTCGACAAGGATGGCCGTCTTCCCGTCGATTTCGCCGATGATGTTCATCACCTCGGCCACATTGGCGTCCGGCCGCCGCTTGTCGATGATGGCCAACGGCGCCCCGAGTCGCTCCGCCAGTTGGCGAGCGCGGGTGACCCCGCCCATGTCGGGCGAGACCACCACCGGATCGCGGATGTCCTTTTCGAGGAAGTAGTTTGCCAGGATGGGCAGTCCCACGAGATGATCGAGCGGAATGTCGAAAAAGCCCTGGATCTGGCCGGCGTGCAGGTCCATGCAGATGACCCGGTTGGCCCCCGCTTTTTCCAGCAGATTGGCGACGAGCTTTGCAGTGATGGGATCGCGGGCGCGCGCCTTGCGGTCCTGGCGAGCATATCCATAATACGGGATGACCACGTTGACCGCCCGCGCCGAGGCCCGTTTGAGGGCATCGATCATGATCAGCAGCTCCATCAGATGCTCGTTCACGGGCGCCGACGTGGGCTGCACCACGAACACGTTGCAGCCGCGCACGCTCTCCCCTAACTTGATGCGCACCTCGCCGTCCGAAAACCGGCCGACCACGCAGTCGCCGAGGGCCACCCCGACGTAGTCCGCGATCTCCTGAGCCAACGCCGGGTTGGCGTTGCCCGTGAAGATCTTCAGGTCACCGTCCTTCTGCATCCCCGGTTCTCCCTTCCGTTTGCACCCTGGCTTGTCGTTTCTCTTTCCACGCCCGGACGTAACCGGGCTTCGTCACCTGGCGGGGGCGGGAGATGGCGAACCCGTCCGCGGGCACGTCGTCCGTAATGGTCGATCCTGCGCACAGGTACGCGCCGTCCCCAACGGTGACGGGGGCAATCAGGTTGACATTTGACCCCACGAACGCGTCGTCCCCGATCACCGTGCGGTGTTTCTTCTCCCCATCGTAGTTGACCGTGATGACGCCACAACCGACGTTGACCCGGCGACCGACGTCCGCGTCGCCGACGTACGCCAAGTGGCTGACCTTGGTTCCGTCGCCGATCACGCTGTTTTTGATCTCCACGAAGTCGCCGATCTTCACACCGGCTCCCACCCGGCTGCCGGGCCGGACATACGCAAAGGGCCCGACCGACGCCCGAGGGCCGATCTCGCTTTTCAGAACCACCGACTGCTCCACGACAGCGCCGTCCCCGACCACGCTGTCCACCAACCGCGTGTTGGGCCCAATGACGCAATCCGAACCGATCCGCGTGGTCCCCTCCAGGACGCACCCCGGGTAGATCACCGTGTCCGGCCCAATCACGACGTCCGTGTCGATGTACGTGTGATCCGGATCGACGAACGTCACTCCGTCCCGGGCCCAGCGCCGGTTGATGCGCCTGCGCAGGATGCGCTCCACCTCCGCCAACTGCCAGCGGTCATTGACGCTCGCCACCTCGTCCGGATCCCCTGCTTGTACCGCGTACACCGCCTTGCCCGCTGCGCGCAGGATGGCGACCGTGTCCGTCAGGTAGTATTCGCCCTGGGCGTTGTCCGGGCGCACCTGGGCCAGCACGGGTTCCAACTCCGCCCGTGCAAACGCGTAGATGCCCGTGTTGATCAGCCGGTTGCGCCGTTGTTCGGCCGAAGCGTCTTTCTCCTCGACGATGCGCGTCACCAGCCCGTCCGGGCCCATTTCCACGCGTCCCAGCCCGGTGGGATCCGGCACCTCGGCGGTCAGCACGCAGGCGGCCGCCCCACGCGCCTCGCGCTCCGAGAGCAGCCGCTCCACCGTCTCCGCCTCTATCAACGGGGCATCCCCGTACAGCACCACCACGGTGTCGATTCCGTCGGCCAGCGCAGGCAAGGCCACCTGTACGGCATGTCCGGTCCCGAGCTGCGCTTCCTGGACCACCACGTCTGCACGCCCGGCCACCGCGGCCTCGACGGCCTCCCGGTGTTGCCCGACCACGACCAACACCTGATCCAGCCGCAGGCGTTCCAACTGGCTGAGGATGTGCAATATCATCGGCTTGCCGCAGACGGGGTGAAGCACTTTGTGGCGCTTGGACTTCATGCGCGTGCCGTGTCCCGCTGCCAACACAATCGCCGCTCTGCCCACACCATCGCCTCCATCCCCACTATCCATCCCAGTGTACCCGAAGCCTCGCCGCGATTTCAATTTACGCGTCACGGGCCACAACGGTCTGGAAACGACTTCAGAAAACAAACAAAAAACCCCAACGCTCGTTGGGGTCCCTCATCCCTGCCCTACGCAGAGGAACAGACAACGTTACGCGGTGGGCTGGGCCACATCCGTACGGTAGTACTCCGCCAACACCGCTTCCTGGATCTTTTGCCGAGTCGCCGAAGAAATCGGGTGCGCAATGTCGCGGAACTCCCCATCCGGCGTCTTCTTGCTCGGCATCGCCACGAACATGCCGTTGTTCCCGTCGATGACGCGGATGTCATGGACGACGAACTCACTGTCGATGGTGATGGACGCGATGGCTTTCATACGGCCTTCGCCGTTGACTCTGCGAAGGCGGACATCCGTGATCTGCACCTGTTTCACCACCCTTGTTGTCCGCGAATGATCCTGAGTACCCTATTCGCGGCGGGTGGCCGAATTCCTGCTTGTCCAGTACAAATTTTCAAAAAATCATGTTTCGGATTCGGAAGGGTCAAGGGCGCAGTGCGGTGAATTCGATCTCCACCGCCGCCCCCCGCGGCAGGGCCGCCACTTGCACGGTCGATCGCGCCGGACGGTGATCCCCGAAATATTCCCCGTAGGCCCGATTCACACGTTCAAAGTTCGCCAGATCGGTCAGGTAAATCGTCGCCTTCACCACGTCCTTGCGCGTCACGCCGGCCGCCGTCAGAATCGCGTCCAAGTTGGCCAACACCTGCTGCACCTGTTCATCCACCGAGCCGTCGACGAACGTCCCGTCTGGCCGCAACGGGATCTGACCGGAGGTAAACACGTAGGGTCCTGCCGAAACGGCCTGCGCGTAGGGCCCGATGGCCGCGGGAGCCTGCTGGGTTGAAATCACGTCCATGCGAAGACCTCCTTCACGAGTGTACCGGCAACGCCGGAGTCAGGATAACCCCCTCGCCTTCCTGCAGAGGGCCGAGGGTGAACAGAGACACGTACTCGGGAACCAGTTTTTCGGCCGGCTCCTGGGTCGCCACAAACACCGCGACCCCTGCGACCTGCGCCTCAAACTCCGCGAGCAGGTTGACCACGCCCTTGGCGGTGGCGCCGGCCTTCATGAAGTCGTCCACCACCAATGCCCGCGCACGCTGCGGCATGGCGCGTTTCGACATCGACATGGTCTGAATCCGCCGCTCAGAGCCGGAGATGTAATGGATGCTCACCGACGCGCCCTCCGTCACCCGGTGATCCCGGCGCACCACCGCCACCGGCACGTGCAGGTAGCGCGCGGCCGACACCGCGAGCGGGATACCCTTGGTCTCCACCGTCACCACCACCTGGATTTCCCGGTCCGCGAAGGCTTCGGCGAACAGGCGTCCGGCCAAGTCCAATACGTCTGGATCGCCGAGAACGTCGGACATGTAGAGAAATCCCCCCGGCAGGATGCGGGAGGGATCGGACAACCGGGCCACAATGGCCTGCAGGAACGCCTCGCGCTGGGCGGGCGGCACGCGTACCTGGTATTTCACACCCCCCGCTGCGCCCGCGATGGACCACACGACACCGCTGCCATCCCGTTCGAGAACGCTCCTCACCAAGGCCACGTCCTCGCTGAGGGACGATTTCGCTGCCTCCAGACGTTCTGCCAACTCGGACAGCGACAAGGCACGGTTGGGTTGATCCAGCAGGTTTTTGGTGACGCGAATCAAGCGTTCCGAACGGCGCACATCCATCCTCCTCGCGGGCGCTGCTCCGCGGATGCGGGCAGGTCCGAAGCGAATATAGCACACCGTCTTCCCCAGGAAAAGCGTACCGTGATCAGGGAATGATGCCGGCATTCCGGGCCGGCAGGGGCGCCGCGGTGAGGAACCGGCACAGATACACCTCGCGCATAAACCCCCGGAGCGCGTGGTATACCCGCTGGGCTGCACCGCGCGTGGGAAGGAGGCAGTACAAGGTTGGCCCGCTGCCCGACATGAACACCGGGACCTGCGCCACCTGCTGCACGCGCTGTGCCACTCGCCCGACCTCCGGATACAGGCGGAACGTCACCGGGGCCAGCGCGTTGAATACATTCGCTCGCACGGCCTCAAAATCGCCCGCCACCAGGGCGGCCTTCATCACCGGGCTGCGGGGCGCCGCGCTGTAGTCCGCGCGCGTCAAAGCGGCGTACACGTCTCCCGTCGAGACGAAGACGGGCGGCCTCACCAGCACCACCCAGGCGTTCATGGTGTGACGGATCGGTTCAATTCGCTCCCCTCGCCCCTGCGCGACGGCGCAGCCGCGCCAGACGCAGAACGGCACGTCCGAGCCGACGGACGCTCCCCACTCCGCCAACTCGGCGAGCGGGCGGCCGGTCGCCCATAGCCGGTTCAGGCCGCGCAGCACCGCCGCCGCGTCAGCCGATCCGCCGGCTAGACCGGCCGCCACCGGGATCTGCTTATCGATATGGATATGCACCCCTCGCGTCAGACCGCTTCGCGCCCGAAACACGCGCGCGGCGGTGTGGGCGAGGTTGCGCTCGTCCAGAGGGACTGTGGAAACGCTGGCGTCGATGGTGATGTCCCCGCCAGGGTCGTCTTCCAGGGTCAGGACGTCTGCGAGATCGACCGTCTGCATCACCATGTCGACTTCGTGATACCCGTCTTCCCGCCGTCCCAAAACATCCAAGGTGAGATTGATTTTCGCAAACGCGTGCTCGACCAACAATGCGCCCACCCCACAACACCCTTTAGCATGCGGGAGCGGGGCAGGGGAGTCAAGTCACAGCGGTACGGCGGCGAACGGCTGCGCCGGCGTCACGTCGAAGCCGGCCACGGGCACGCCGCCGAACGCCCGCACCACCTGTTGCGCCGGCGCCAGTTGTTCGAAGAACATCACCACCACGTCCCCGGGCCCCGCTTGAGACAGCGCGAACCGCAGCGCCTCGGGTTCACGGGCGATCACGGTGCACGGCTTCCCCGGCGCCAGCGCCTGGATCTCCTCCGCCAGGAGGGCCGCCACCTCCCCGTCCCGGCGGCCGCGTTTGTCCGCGTCCTCCTTGACCACAAAAGCGTCGAAGATCTCTGCCGCCTGCCGGCCGCTCTGCCGGATCACCGAGTCCATCCGGTCCCCCGGCACGCCGACGACCCCGATCAGACGGCGGTGCGGGACCTGCTTCAACCACTCCCCCATCCGCTGAAAGCCATCCGGGTTGTGGCCGTAATCGAGGACGGCGTACGCGCCGCCGGGGAGCCGGTAGAGCATGCACCGGCCGGGGTTGTGTTCACTCGGCAGGAAGGTGGTCAGGCCGCTGGCCACCTGCTGGCGTGTGCATCCGAGGGCGCGCAGGGCGGCCACGGCGGCCAGGCAGTTCTCGGTGTGAAATCGGGCCAGCCCCTGCATGGTCAGCGGGATGTCGCGGACCGGCGCGACCTCCCAGGTCAGGTTCCCGCGCCCTTCCACAATCCATCCGCGCGACACGTAATACCCGACGCCGCCGCACGCCAGGTGCCGCTTCAACACCGGGTTTTGTTCCGACATCGAGAAGTAAGCGACTTGGGCAGGGAGCCGCGGCGCCAATTCGACGAGGCGTTCGTCGTCGGCGTTGAGGACAACGGTGCCGTCTTCCCAGACGCACTCGCCGACGAGGGACTTGATGTGGACCAGATCCTCGAGGGTCTCCACGCCGTCCTGGCCGAGGTGGTCCACGCGGATGTTGGTGATGACGGCGACGTTCGCGCGATCGTACGCCAGCCCCCCGCGCACGATGCCCCCCGCGCCGTCTCCAGGACAGCCACCTCGACCGCGGGATCGGAGAGCACCACCCGGGCGCTGTCCGGGCCTGTCGTGTCCCCTTCCAGAACCCGTTCTCCGCCGATCCAGACCCCGCTGGTCGTCGTCATCCCCACCGTCCGGCCCGTGGCCGCCAGGACATGAGCGATGAGGCGGGTCGTCGTCGTCTTTCCGTTGGTGCCGGTGATGGACACGATGGGGATGCGGCCGTCGGCCCCGTTCGGGAACAGGGATTCGACGATGCGTTCCCCGACGGCCCGGGGCGATCCGTAGGAAGGGTGCTCATGCATGCGAATGCCGGGCGCAGCGTTCACCTCGATGACTGTGCACCCGTTTCGGTCGCAGGGGGCTTCTGGGCGGGCGACGACCATATCGATGCCGCACACGTCCAGCCCGATGATACGGGCGATGCGTTCGGCCAGCCGAACGTAGGATTCATGCACGTCGCCCGTCACGTCGATGGCCTCGCCCCCGGTGGACAGGTTGGCGCTGGCGCGCAGCA includes the following:
- a CDS encoding anti-sigma-F factor Fin, with translation MRIEYWCGHCKHLVGQVNCPEWTLEQAERFCGLHTLSPVEHSEWVAYDKNNGVLSVQTVCDYCQSAIERNPELLVEGKLLQ
- the pth gene encoding aminoacyl-tRNA hydrolase — encoded protein: MKVIVGLGNPGAMYEKTRHNVGFWVVDELARRLGVSWGKVKWRAHVAEGRAGGEKVLLVKPQTYMNLSGESVRELIDFYQELDPARDLILVYDDMDFPPGQIRLRERGSAGGHNGVKSVIQHLGSEVFPRVRVGIGRPSGDGRVVDYVLSPFSAEDLAPVQEAVARAADAVQCALEQGFAAAMNRYNVRHG
- a CDS encoding ribose-phosphate diphosphokinase gives rise to the protein MQKDGDLKIFTGNANPALAQEIADYVGVALGDCVVGRFSDGEVRIKLGESVRGCNVFVVQPTSAPVNEHLMELLIMIDALKRASARAVNVVIPYYGYARQDRKARARDPITAKLVANLLEKAGANRVICMDLHAGQIQGFFDIPLDHLVGLPILANYFLEKDIRDPVVVSPDMGGVTRARQLAERLGAPLAIIDKRRPDANVAEVMNIIGEIDGKTAILVDDMIDTAGTITLGAKALLERGAREVYACCIHPVLSGDGVDKLRRSEIREIVVTNTIALPPEKRLDKITVLSVAELIAEAIIRVHTQRSISQLFD
- the glmU gene encoding bifunctional UDP-N-acetylglucosamine diphosphorylase/glucosamine-1-phosphate N-acetyltransferase GlmU — translated: MGRAAIVLAAGHGTRMKSKRHKVLHPVCGKPMILHILSQLERLRLDQVLVVVGQHREAVEAAVAGRADVVVQEAQLGTGHAVQVALPALADGIDTVVVLYGDAPLIEAETVERLLSEREARGAAACVLTAEVPDPTGLGRVEMGPDGLVTRIVEEKDASAEQRRNRLINTGIYAFARAELEPVLAQVRPDNAQGEYYLTDTVAILRAAGKAVYAVQAGDPDEVASVNDRWQLAEVERILRRRINRRWARDGVTFVDPDHTYIDTDVVIGPDTVIYPGCVLEGTTRIGSDCVIGPNTRLVDSVVGDGAVVEQSVVLKSEIGPRASVGPFAYVRPGSRVGAGVKIGDFVEIKNSVIGDGTKVSHLAYVGDADVGRRVNVGCGVITVNYDGEKKHRTVIGDDAFVGSNVNLIAPVTVGDGAYLCAGSTITDDVPADGFAISRPRQVTKPGYVRAWKEKRQARVQTEGRTGDAEGR
- the spoVG gene encoding septation regulator SpoVG, encoding MQITDVRLRRVNGEGRMKAIASITIDSEFVVHDIRVIDGNNGMFVAMPSKKTPDGEFRDIAHPISSATRQKIQEAVLAEYYRTDVAQPTA
- a CDS encoding RidA family protein codes for the protein MDVISTQQAPAAIGPYAQAVSAGPYVFTSGQIPLRPDGTFVDGSVDEQVQQVLANLDAILTAAGVTRKDVVKATIYLTDLANFERVNRAYGEYFGDHRPARSTVQVAALPRGAAVEIEFTALRP
- the purR gene encoding pur operon repressor, with product MDVRRSERLIRVTKNLLDQPNRALSLSELAERLEAAKSSLSEDVALVRSVLERDGSGVVWSIAGAAGGVKYQVRVPPAQREAFLQAIVARLSDPSRILPGGFLYMSDVLGDPDVLDLAGRLFAEAFADREIQVVVTVETKGIPLAVSAARYLHVPVAVVRRDHRVTEGASVSIHYISGSERRIQTMSMSKRAMPQRARALVVDDFMKAGATAKGVVNLLAEFEAQVAGVAVFVATQEPAEKLVPEYVSLFTLGPLQEGEGVILTPALPVHS
- the ispE gene encoding 4-(cytidine 5'-diphospho)-2-C-methyl-D-erythritol kinase, whose product is MGALLVEHAFAKINLTLDVLGRREDGYHEVDMVMQTVDLADVLTLEDDPGGDITIDASVSTVPLDERNLAHTAARVFRARSGLTRGVHIHIDKQIPVAAGLAGGSADAAAVLRGLNRLWATGRPLAELAEWGASVGSDVPFCVWRGCAVAQGRGERIEPIRHTMNAWVVLVRPPVFVSTGDVYAALTRADYSAAPRSPVMKAALVAGDFEAVRANVFNALAPVTFRLYPEVGRVAQRVQQVAQVPVFMSGSGPTLYCLLPTRGAAQRVYHALRGFMREVYLCRFLTAAPLPARNAGIIP
- a CDS encoding glutamate ligase domain-containing protein, translated to MRGGLAYDRANVAVITNIRVDHLGQDGVETLEDLVHIKSLVGECVWEDGTVVLNADDERLVELAPRLPAQVAYFSMSEQNPVLKRHLACGGVGYYVSRGWIVEGRGNLTWEVAPVRDIPLTMQGLARFHTENCLAAVAALRALGCTRQQVASGLTTFLPSEHNPGRCMLYRLPGGAYAVLDYGHNPDGFQRMGEWLKQVPHRRLIGVVGVPGDRMDSVIRQSGRQAAEIFDAFVVKEDADKRGRRDGEVAALLAEEIQALAPGKPCTVIAREPEALRFALSQAGPGDVVVMFFEQLAPAQQVVRAFGGVPVAGFDVTPAQPFAAVPL